The following DNA comes from Nitrospirota bacterium.
CCGGCTGATCATCCGTTTCAGAATAGCTCTCGCCGCTCGACATATGCGCACTTAACCAACCCTTTGCATCGCGGATGCCCTCCGGATCTGGAGGAGTCGTGATCCTTGTTGCCAGGTTACGCTTGCCGCACAATGATCCCACCGCCGCAATGAACCACGCTTCGAATTCCCTTTTTGCCAGGATTACGGAAATGAGTGTGTCGCCCCGGGCGCGCCGCGCGCGTTCCAGAAGAATCGGCCCTTCCCTCGCTGGGCAGCAACCATTCCAATCACAGTCAAGAATTACGAGGATTCCACCTCGCCCCCGGAGCTTCCTGGCGGCAAGCTCGACCGAGCGCTCGACTTCTCCAGCCTTGATGAGGCGTGAGGCGGGCACCCGAAGGGGAGGCAGGACATGAGGGACGAAGCCGGCATCTATCTCCTGCGCGATTCGGCGCACAAGAATCGGAACGGCCTCGATTTCCCCGTGGCCCTCCACAATTGCCGCAATTCTCACTTCCATCATGCTTTCAGATCGGCAAAGAGATCCAATTGCGAAGGGACGATCTTGTCTAGAGCTTCCTCATCCGGTTCCAATTGGTTGAGTCGCATGAGTTCGCCGGCGCTGTACAGACGATCTCTGATGGCTGACCTACCGGCGTCGTCGAGCGGTCCGATCTTGGTTTCTCCATTCCGATTGATTACAGCCAGGATGTTATGGTCCGCGATTTCCTTATCGTCCAACAGATCGGGGCTGTGACTGGTTACCGCCGTCTGAGTGGTTCTCGATGCAGCGCGCAATCCATCCCGCAATACGCCGGCCGCGCCGGGGTGCACCGCAGCTTCCGGCTCTTCGATGCCCACGAACAGAACTTTCTTTCGGCCGCCATCGGATGACTGAAATAGTGCGGTCAAGACGCCAAGAGCGCGCAGGGTGCCGTCGGACATGTTCTCAGCCATGAACCGCCAAGGATCCCGGCTGGTTCCCACGAGCTGGCGAAATTCCAGCGTTTCCTTCTTGCCGATATGTTTGACGTCTATGCCTTGGATGCCCGGTACCACCTTGGAGAGCAAACCTACGATGCGAGCATGCAGATCCTTGTTTTCCCTTTCCAGTACCCCTAACACGCTCGCCAGATTACTCCCGTCACGCTTGAGGACGCTTCCGGGATCGGGGGGCTGTAAGTCGCGGATTTCGTCTGGGTTCAGATTATAGAATCCCATGTGGGACAGCGCATCATAGATTGGCCTGAAGGATGGCAAACCCGCCGCTGCCACCAGGTACAAACGATCACATGCCGCGGGGGGTGTTACGTCCATGCTGGACTGCTTCACACTACCGTCGATCACTTTGTAAAAGTTCGCGGGCAGGCGGCCCTTGTCACGAACATGGCATTCTTCCTGCTGGACCTCGAATCCCCCCTTTTTCTGAGCACCGACACGAAAGGCATAGAATCCCTCGCTTTGATCCGGCAACCGCCAATCCACGCGGATGCCGAAATGGGTTGGATGCCCCGATGACCGCCGCCGAACCTCATTGATCCCGCCACGGTCTCGCAGGGCGTGCTCCAGAGATGAATTGATGGAATCGGAAACCAGCCGTAGAGCGTCGAGAAAGTTGCTCTTGCCTGCGCCGTTTTGTCCGACGAGGAAGGTCAACGGACCCAATGCGACAGAGCACTCCTTGATGCTCTTATAATTGTTCAGTACCACCCTGTTCAGAAAAATAGAATCAGGCACCATCACCTCCCGGTTCGCCAGAGTACCGAAATTCGTTTCATAGTGTATAGACGCTTATACTGCACTCGGTGATTCTTTCAAACGTCGGGTGCCCATCACCGGGGATTTCGGATACCAAAGCATTCGTGGCGGGTAGGGATCTCACCGGTTCCTACCACAGATCGCCGGAGAAGGCGGCGTGCAGGATGGACTGGCGGAGGCGGGAGGCGCGGGAGAGATTGGCGGCGACGAGCTTCTCCAATTTTCCGACTGCGCTCAGCCGGCGCTCAGCCTCGGCGACGATGCGGTCGTATTCATCCGATGATGATGGTAGGCCCCTCATCCCGCAAGATATTGCAATAATTGCCAGAGCTTCTGGACGAGTTGTTGCGGACTGTTCACGTCCCACCAATCAACGAGACGCCCCCCTTTCTCAAGAAGAAAGGTGGCCTAGCGCTTGGTCTTTCTGGGACCAATAGAGTGGTTGAACTTCGTAATTTCGCAGGACGTTCAAATACTCTTCATTCGGAGGGTTCACCGGATCGTTGATTATGGTAAACGCCTGCAAAGGTTCTGGCCTGATAAGTTTAACATCGGCGACCGCGAACGCGAACAAGGTCGATTGTTCCCTCGTGAGGTTGTTAATGGCTTGGAGGACTCTCTCCGGACACTTGCTCGATTTTGGAAGGGCGAAATCGAACTTGTGATCAATGCCACCTTTTCCGGCCAGCTTGAAGTCTCTGAAGACGGATACCCCCCGCTCGCTGAGGAAATGCGCCACGTCTTCCTTGAAAAAAGACACGACGTGTTCTTGGCCCATGACGAATAGGTCGCCGATGGCCAGGATTGCTTGAATCAGATTGTGCTTCTTCTGCGGAAAATCGTGTTCACCACTCGTGACAACGATATCATCGTTCTCCCGGCGAACGCCAAATCCGTTCAGAATTGCCGTAAGATGAGCGTTCCGTTTTTCGGTGGAAAACTCAAGCCCCGATGCTCTGAGATCGCCTAAAGTCTCCCCGTCGTCGGTGAGAAGAAGCATTCCGTTCCTCTTTTCTACAAATATCTCAATGGCATCATTGAATCTGTCGAGAAACGGCGTGGTGATACGGCAAGCCTCCCCCACCTTGGTGGCAGAAAACTCCTCTCTCAGCCATCGAAGGTATCGCTCAATCAGCACTTGGCAGTCATTCTTTGTCATGGCTGGAAGGTGGTTTGAAACTCGGGCCGGTTCAGAATTGCACAGAACGCAAGGAATTTATCGAACATCGCGAAGTCCGATCCGTCACCTCCAGATGGCCAAGACGGCAAGTCATGGAGTTCGTACGCCACGGCTACATCAAAGCCCTCACGATAGATGTGCAGATGGGTTCGATCTATCCTGATACCGGGTTTGTAAGGCGCATTGGGAGGGTTCTTGTGCGGTCTTGCCTTGAGGCAAAGCCGGGCCAGAACAATGACAACTCGTCCCCGCGTTTGATAGTGCACCTTGAACTGATCGCGCTTGCTGCGGTCATAATTCAAGATGAACACCTCTCTCTGATCCGTGGAACGCAGAGACCTCTCGTATTTCATCGGCGTGCTGGGGGAGAACTCTATGAGAGTCCTTTCCAGGAACTCCTTGGGAAGAGCCAGCAAGAAATCAGCTTCAGACTGAGTCAGCGGCATTCGTGCCTGATCATTTCTGCATCCTTAACAAAGACGCTCATCACGACGTCTCTGCCGGAGGGGATGCCCATTTGTTTCAGAGTATACTTTCTCCGGCTGATTAGACAACTTCCCCATCGACCTCACGCGGAAGCAGATTTCCGGAAAATGCCGCGTGGAGAATGGACTGGCGGAGGCGGGAGGCGCGGAGGAGGTTGGCGGCGACGGTCTTTTCAAGTTCTTCAACCGCGCTCAAGCGACGTTCGACCTCGACGATGATGCGATCAATCAAGTCCAGATGAGAATATGTTTCTTGCCCCGAGCAGGTACTCTCTGCCGTTCCCGCAGTCCCTCGATGTTCAGGTGCCCTGCTTTCTGCCATTCCTCAAGCCACATTTTCAGATCGGACCCCCATGTCATCGGTTCGGACAACGCGAGCAGCCATGCCTCGTCGTAGGGCAAACGGCGCCGTTTCTCCAGGACCCCTAACAAGAGGCGACGCGACTTCTCCAGGTACCGCTCCCTCAATCGGTTGTAGTAGCTGGGGTCGTGCATCTCCTTGCTGTTGAATAGTTCGGATTGACCTGCCTTCGATATGCGCCGCCGTTGCTGAGCATCGGCGCGGGCCTTCTCCTGGACCTGCATGGCTTTCTTCTCGACATCCTTGAACACCTCGACGCCCTTCACATTCCGGGTTGCATAGATGAGGTGATAGTGGGTTTGGTCCTTTTGCGGATCAAGTACGATTGCCGTACAGGTGTGGTTGAACCCGCCCGTCCGCTTTACATTGAGAGCGTATTCGCCCACCGCCGCATCGTCTCGATCCTGTCCGGACAATGTTGCAATTGTCTCGCGGAAATCTTCCGAGCCGAACATCTTCCTGAAGCTTTCTTTTGTCTCGTACTGTGGCGAATCAATGAATCGCCTTATGGCGCTGGTCATGAAATTGATCAGTACTTCCCCCGGCCGACATTGAAGGAGGGGGGCAATCGTATCGAGCTCGAACCCCGCCCAGCCGGACGGGTCAATCAGAATGAACGGAAAAGAGTTTTGGCCGCCACGCCGGACGAAATCGAGAATTTCTGGGATGGATTGTTCCAGGGCGGCATTTCGGGTCTCGATCGTCGCATAGTCGATGGTTCTTGCGAATTCGTCGAGCCTCGAATACGCCGTTGGGTCCGCTTCCAAGAAGAAACAGCGGATCGAGACATCCTTCCCACGTTGGGTGTGCGCGTCGCGAGCCTTTCGTAATTCATTCAATGCAGTCGCAAAAGAGCTGTCCGCAAACTTGTTCGAGCGGACGTTCCAAGGACCGGAAAAACAATCCACATAAGTGATCGTGTTGCACCAGGAACCGATGATGTGCGCGAAACGCTCCAGGTATTTCTGGAGAACAAAATGTTTTACGAATGTTTGTTCGCGCCCAGCATACAATTCATCATTGCTCATCCACTTGCCCACCTTCGAGCTTCAGCTTCAATCTCCCGCATGGCCTGAAGTCGTTCTTCTTCCACCGGCGATCGCACCGGCGGACGTGTGGGGAATTCGTCATAGGTTTTCCCATCCAGTCTGCGACCGGCCTCGCTCTTGCGCACGCCGCCCCATTGCTTGAAAAAGAGGGGGATTCCCGCCGCTCGACACTGGCGTCGAATCTTCCGCACCCACTCTGCTTTCATCGGCCTGGCGCCCGAACCGCTTTCACCGCCGACAATCACCCAGCCAATACCGCGCAGATTGATTCTTCCCAGATCTTCCAAGAGGGGCTCGATTGAAAGGAATCGCATTTGAGCGGGCGCGGTTCGCAGGTGGTCTACGCGTGGCAGTCCACGTTTTCGGTTTTCGACGCTCGCGCCCCACCAGATATGCTCTTGCCGACCCGCTCCGCGCAACTTTGAGCGCAGCATCGTCACCATTCGTGCAGTGCGCTTGGTAAGAACCTGAAATGTGTGCCAATTGGCCCGAACCATGACTTGTGCGACGGCGGCAATGTAATCGTCCGGGATGTCCTCGTGGAAGAGGTCGCTCATCGAATTGACGAAAATCATCCGGGGGGTGCTCCAGCGTAGTGGATCGAAAAGCTTCTCAGGGACCAGGCGAAGCTCGAACCCATCCTCAAAGGGATGGCCGGGTACGCCGCGAAACCGCTCGGCGAAGGTCTCGGCATAGCAATGGGCGCAACCCGGACTGATCTTGGTGCACCCGCGAACCGGATTCCATGTTGCATCTGTCCACTCAATCTTGGAGTGATCAGCCACGAGAAAGCCCTCCTGAAAACGCTTGGTGAAGGATCGACTGGCGGAGGCGGGAGGCGCGGGAGAGATTGGCGGCGACGAGGTTCTCCAGTTCTTCGACCGCGCTCAACCGGCGCTCGACCTCGGCGACGATGCGGTGTTGCTCGGGGAGGGGCGGAATGGGAACACAGTCAACTCGTAAATCCTCCAGATGTATATGCTGGAGTCCCGAACCTTTCGGAACCATTTGTGCTTGGACTTGCGGTGAGGACAGAGAAATGCCCAGGAAGTCGTTCATTTCGTAAAGGACAGGCTTAACCAACGCGACTGAAACGAAAATGCTGAATTCAGTGTCAGTCTTCACCACCCTGACCACACCGAGCGTGCCGTCTTTAGAAATCAGGATGTCTCCCTGCTCAGGGTTCGCTCGTTTGATGAACTCCTCATGATCTTTTTGCGTCACATGATTCAGCTTTTTGAAGTCGACACCGGGGCCTGCTGTCAGATTACGTACAGTAACGAACGGCACACCGCTTGAAACGTAATTGGGCTTCTTGTGAACGCCATCGACAACTTTTGTTGATAACGAGTCAACCGAAGCCCATGTCCAGCCCTTGGGAAGCGGCGGGAGGTTGGAGGTGTCGGGGGGCTTGGGTTCCGTGTAAGCTTTCAGCGGTCGGCCGTCAGCTCTCAGCTTTTTTCCCGACGCTTCACGGCGGGCGGTGAGGATGCGTTCGAGGAGTTGGGCGCCGGATTCGAAGGGGCGGCCTTCCTTCCGGGCGAGTTCGGCCTCCGTTGGGACGAGTTTCCCTTCGCAGGCGGCTTTGAGCACGGCGGCTCGGTAACGCTTCAGATTCTCCTGCACGCGCTTGAGCGCGGCCACCCCCGCGTCCAGCCGCGTGAACTGCTTCTCGATCTCCGCGACGATTTGAACCTGTTCATTCGCGGGAGCAAGTGGGAAAGTGATTTTGCCAAGCGTTTGCCCGTTGACGTTTGGCTGTCCGATCCCGCGTTTGCCCGTTTCAATTTGCGTCCAGTAGTCTGGA
Coding sequences within:
- a CDS encoding AAA family ATPase, with protein sequence MVPDSIFLNRVVLNNYKSIKECSVALGPLTFLVGQNGAGKSNFLDALRLVSDSINSSLEHALRDRGGINEVRRRSSGHPTHFGIRVDWRLPDQSEGFYAFRVGAQKKGGFEVQQEECHVRDKGRLPANFYKVIDGSVKQSSMDVTPPAACDRLYLVAAAGLPSFRPIYDALSHMGFYNLNPDEIRDLQPPDPGSVLKRDGSNLASVLGVLERENKDLHARIVGLLSKVVPGIQGIDVKHIGKKETLEFRQLVGTSRDPWRFMAENMSDGTLRALGVLTALFQSSDGGRKKVLFVGIEEPEAAVHPGAAGVLRDGLRAASRTTQTAVTSHSPDLLDDKEIADHNILAVINRNGETKIGPLDDAGRSAIRDRLYSAGELMRLNQLEPDEEALDKIVPSQLDLFADLKA
- the tcmP gene encoding three-Cys-motif partner protein TcmP, which translates into the protein MSNDELYAGREQTFVKHFVLQKYLERFAHIIGSWCNTITYVDCFSGPWNVRSNKFADSSFATALNELRKARDAHTQRGKDVSIRCFFLEADPTAYSRLDEFARTIDYATIETRNAALEQSIPEILDFVRRGGQNSFPFILIDPSGWAGFELDTIAPLLQCRPGEVLINFMTSAIRRFIDSPQYETKESFRKMFGSEDFRETIATLSGQDRDDAAVGEYALNVKRTGGFNHTCTAIVLDPQKDQTHYHLIYATRNVKGVEVFKDVEKKAMQVQEKARADAQQRRRISKAGQSELFNSKEMHDPSYYNRLRERYLEKSRRLLLGVLEKRRRLPYDEAWLLALSEPMTWGSDLKMWLEEWQKAGHLNIEGLRERQRVPARGKKHILIWT
- a CDS encoding restriction endonuclease subunit S, which gives rise to MRSDRSRVTSRLWKRVRVKDVAPLVQYGYTASAIQGRDGPRFLRITDIQDGKVIWSSVPSCSISKTDFQKYRLLPGDIVFARTGATTGKSYLIGECPPSVFASYLIRVRLSPEVSPRYLYAYFQSPDYWTQIETGKRGIGQPNVNGQTLGKITFPLAPANEQVQIVAEIEKQFTRLDAGVAALKRVQENLKRYRAAVLKAACEGKLVPTEAELARKEGRPFESGAQLLERILTARREASGKKLRADGRPLKAYTEPKPPDTSNLPPLPKGWTWASVDSLSTKVVDGVHKKPNYVSSGVPFVTVRNLTAGPGVDFKKLNHVTQKDHEEFIKRANPEQGDILISKDGTLGVVRVVKTDTEFSIFVSVALVKPVLYEMNDFLGISLSSPQVQAQMVPKGSGLQHIHLEDLRVDCVPIPPLPEQHRIVAEVERRLSAVEELENLVAANLSRASRLRQSILHQAFSGGLSRG
- a CDS encoding phage Gp37/Gp68 family protein: MADHSKIEWTDATWNPVRGCTKISPGCAHCYAETFAERFRGVPGHPFEDGFELRLVPEKLFDPLRWSTPRMIFVNSMSDLFHEDIPDDYIAAVAQVMVRANWHTFQVLTKRTARMVTMLRSKLRGAGRQEHIWWGASVENRKRGLPRVDHLRTAPAQMRFLSIEPLLEDLGRINLRGIGWVIVGGESGSGARPMKAEWVRKIRRQCRAAGIPLFFKQWGGVRKSEAGRRLDGKTYDEFPTRPPVRSPVEEERLQAMREIEAEARRWASG
- a CDS encoding DUF4276 family protein; the protein is MRIAAIVEGHGEIEAVPILVRRIAQEIDAGFVPHVLPPLRVPASRLIKAGEVERSVELAARKLRGRGGILVILDCDWNGCCPAREGPILLERARRARGDTLISVILAKREFEAWFIAAVGSLCGKRNLATRITTPPDPEGIRDAKGWLSAHMSSGESYSETDDQPALAAVFDMATARNSDSFDKCYREIRKMLESLRTGPTSQCAA
- a CDS encoding DUF1828 domain-containing protein, which produces MLIERYLRWLREEFSATKVGEACRITTPFLDRFNDAIEIFVEKRNGMLLLTDDGETLGDLRASGLEFSTEKRNAHLTAILNGFGVRRENDDIVVTSGEHDFPQKKHNLIQAILAIGDLFVMGQEHVVSFFKEDVAHFLSERGVSVFRDFKLAGKGGIDHKFDFALPKSSKCPERVLQAINNLTREQSTLFAFAVADVKLIRPEPLQAFTIINDPVNPPNEEYLNVLRNYEVQPLYWSQKDQALGHLSS